GATAAAATAGAGCAAAGGATCTTCTGATTATATCAACAAAATCTTTTGCTCAAAgatcaaaccaaaaaagtgaCTAATAATCAATCTTAGTGAACAAGCTCTATCCAAGAAACTTAGTGCAACTGAACAATTTATTCTATCTTTGTAAAAGTCTTATGTTTAtcaagattattagagcattgctcgcttGAATCGACCAAGCGTTGGCATGTAAGTTTGATTGTGAAGTTTAGTTTCAATACTCCGAGTCGCTTGAGtcgattactagagtcaactttttaAGGTTAGACGACATAAAAATTTTGATACTTGCTATAGTTACTCATGAAGACCTGAAGACATATCGAAGTTGATAAAAACATTATCCTTCagtttgaggttagtaactatagACTTGGCTTGTTCCATTTATATATTTTATTGTTTCAAGTCTATATTTAatcgaaaacataacatgcaaaattAAGTTTCTTACATTGATTTAAGATTGGTGACTTGGTCATTATATTATAATCGAAGTATTTAAGGAATGATATACTAGTTGTTTCTACAATTTAAATATATGGATTTAGTATAGTTTATCAATGAACTTCGTGTTCTCGACACTACactaattggtaacttgttatTATTTAGTGTATTGCACATTCGTATGAATCCAAAACTTGGAATTATGTTTGCAAGTATTTTTAGAAtcatagtttaaggaagtagacttgtgaAACTTGTTTCGTATTCGGAATTAGATTCAGGACCGATTCCTGGAGAGAATCGATCACTGGACCGATTCTGACTATGTTTGACTTGTTTATACATTTTAGATATGTCTGTTATCTTCAGTTTTCTACAAATATCGAGATGTACGCAAGTTAAACTTGGAATGTTCATCAGTGTTGACATAgtgatttgaacatgtgctaaatATCTTATTGTTCAACGTTCCTGAAAGTTGATATATTAATAAAGTACATGGATTTGTGGTAGATAATCTATGAGAGAAATCAGTTTATTAGTTGGAACACAATTGGCATTTGCTAATTTCAGAAATAAATATATATTGTATATCTTAAGGATTTTTCGAAATTAGTAGATCTTGTTTCTGAACAAGCCTTGGTCATATAACACTATAAATAGAAGAGTCATGTAATATTACTAATGCATCCCTTGAAAACACATTTTGATTGACTGTGAGGAAATCCAACTTGTTAAGAGGTAATagtaatataattaggtgaaaaGCTTGCGCTGTCTTCGTTTAAAGTCTTCATTAGGGTTAAGAAGCCTTTAACAGTACCGTCGGTGAGAAACTAGATCATATTATGcctttttcttctgatataaggccactCAAGCTTATTTGAGGATTGACTAGAACAAATCTAAGTGGTTCTAGGTCTGTTGATAGAACTGTTGATCAATTattattaataaatttttttGTGTGTTGATCATTAGTGGAATTAAGTTGTTTGCAACGGTTATTTTGAAGATCGAAATTAGTCGTATAGTTGGGTTTAGCGGGTTGGGTCTGGCAATGGGGCTAGTCCGACTAGCTGAGTTCGGATAAGCTTGTATCCAATTTTGGCGTATAAAGAAAAAACTTAAAAGTTGAAAAACGCAAGGTGACGCAATTTAGTTAAATAAGAGGTATTAATTAGTTTTCTATAATTCCGGCGTGTAATTTTTTGCCTGACATGTTTGAGAATCCATTCTCATTCTCGATCACACTCTATATGACTTATATCTGACTCATCCTACATAACGAGGTGACACTGTATAATGCAAGGATTTCGAATCCGATTTTATGCAAACTCTTTAACTTAACCCATGTGCATGTAACATTTTTATCTTCACCATTGATTTAATTTGGATTATTTCCTAGCTGATTTTGGAATACAAGGAAAACTGACATGTTAAAATGAGCTCGTGGGCTAGAGTTTTAATTATGGGCCTGCATAGATTTTGGTGTAGAACCATGGGAAATTGGAAAATATAAAGAAGAAATTTTACTTTGGATTACACCCAGGGGTAGATTTTTCTTACACTTGTTAATTGTTATACCCAAGGAACTCAAAGAAGTGTGCAACAGGATTTTTGTAACTACCCACTGAATTTTTCATTTTGGTTTGCTATTTGGAGTGTTAAGGGGTTGGAAGCTTTTGAAATGTAGAGTGGAAGTAAGTTAACGTTTTGAAGAGAGATAACTTTACTTACGACCTTGAATATGTGTAATGTCATCGTAAAAAGAATGGAAGATTGTCGGTTTGAGTATACGAAAATGTCGAGGTCTTCGTGTAGAACTTAACTTAGCTTTCATATTAAGGTTAGGAAAAGTAGTTCAAGATACTAAATATGATGGCGTCCAttaacttcttctttttcatgTGTAAATTTCTATGCTATGcttcaaaaatataaaataaaatatgctTATTAATGGTTAAAAAGAATAGTGGAGCTTCTAAGTACTTCTTGAATGGAACCATCACTTGAGACTTTTTAATTAGATCAGTAGTAGCTTTTGCCCTTTTTGGTCGGATAAGAAGCCATCTTGTTGATTCCACAAATCCCTTCGGAATTTCCAGTGTTTCTCTTCATCCTAATATATCCCTTTTCTCCCCACTTTGGTCCCCAAGAGTTCTTCACGAATGTAGTCTAACCCTCCCTTATCTGATCCGTACCCAACAGCAGTCACTCCATGATCTAATTCTGTACCACAAGCTCCATTATATACCCCCTGCACGACAAATTCAGTCTCACATTTATACTCAATTATTTTGATTTCTATGTCCTTGCATGATATCAACTCTAGTAAGTACATATATGGTGGGTTGGTATACTACCCCGCTATAGAATTGGAAATCTCTACCAGAGGCTTCAATAGCAACACTAAGAGGCTGACGTGAGAGTGCATTTAATAAGCTTTGTTCATCGTTCTCTGGCACATCTTTGTAACCACTGATCGTTACTACTTCCATCTACTCCTGATCAAGAATTAACCAtgcaaattcaaacacaacacgACTTCATGaaaacaattacaaaagaaaaagaaaaaaaaacgtagGACATGTTCTATTTTACCTTCTTTCTTTTGCATGTTCCTTCCTCCATGAGATACGGGTAATCTTCTTCTTTATGCAGACCACCATGAAAAGCTATGAATATGAAAGCTAAGTCCATCAATCCTCCTTTACAACCGTTGTTGAAGGGTTTATCACAATCTATCAAGTGTTGCTCAGACAATGAAGTCAGATTTCCTGTTACAATTTGATTTATGCCTTCTACAGCTGCCACGGTAGAAAATGCCCTGCAACTCCCTGCATAATACTACGAAGTGATCAAACAATGGCCTATCTGTAGAGTTAGTGAAAGAGAGATGCATGATTGATACATACCACAACCACCTTGGTCCTTGACATGAGTTACAGCACCTTTTTCCCTCCAATCTATAGATTTTGGTAGATCAGCAATATCTCGAGGAGACGAGGGTGATTCTGTTCTCTTCCTTGGGATCTGATTATTAATTTTGAGTCCAAGACACTTCTCCTTGAACTCTTGATGACTCAAGTCCGCAAATTCATTCAACCCAAGCCAATAAGTACTATCTGTCAACTTATTTCTCTCATCTATATGCTTCAAATTGTCTTTAAATACTTCAAACCTATGCACCTTTTCTTCAATGCTTCTATATGCTTTACCATGTTTAGACATCCATGATTCAAACCGATCAATGAGTTTGTCTATGGATGTCAAGTCATCTGATGAATAaccaacaatcgaaaaatcacgaGCAAGGGTGCAGCACACCAATAGAAGTGACAATGATAGAAAAAGGAAACTACATGGTTTAGAAAGTGGTAACCACAAAGTCGCCATTCAGTCTTTCTTTGTAGGAGTAGAATTAGTCGAAGTAAACGAATAATGGATGAAGTAAAGCCAAGAAGAAATGGGTGTCTGTCTATATTTGTCTCCGTTCCAAGAATGCATAGTTACTTTTCAATAGAACATTTTGTGGGTAGATTTGTAGAATACTGAATCTTTAAGATTGGTTCTTAATTTGCAAAATCTTTAACTCTAAGCATATATTTATCTCCTGGATTATTGGAGCCCCTACTAACATGCTTACATATCCGGCTATGTATTATGTAACTATCTAGTTTATTAATTATTACCTACTAGTTTCATTTTAAAAACAATGAATCTGAAATCAAGTTAAAAAATGGTCCAGCGATTTATCTTTGACCGAGCCGATTGATTTTCAACGCGGTGGATGGAGAAGGAACCCGAGGAAGTGTGCAGGAGAATTTTTGTAACTACCAACtgacatttttttattattagttgaCTTGACTTGGTATGCCAGCTAGAGGGGTTGGAAATGTCAGAAGTGTAGAGAGGAAGTTTTGAAGAGAGAAAACTATATAAACGATCTTGAAAATGTGTAATGTCATCatacaaagaaagaaagaaagatgaaAATGAGGAATGCAAGGAAAGAATGGAAGATTGAGTACGCGAAAGAATGGAAGATTGAGTACGCGAAAACGTCGAGGTCTTCGTGTAGGACTTGCAGGAAATTTATTAAGAAGGAGGTGTTAAGGTTAGGGAAAGTAATTCCAGCTACTAAATATGATGGCCTTATGACGGTAATAATAAAATCCACCTTAACTTTTTTTTAATGTAAATTTTTATGCCTTTTGATGGTTATATCCGATACATTTGTCTTCTTCTTAATGATCAGAAGTGGAACCATGCGCAATGCATTCTGAAGAAACCAAACAAGATCAGTTCGTAAGAAGTTTCACTAACTAATTGGCTCATTAGTTTTAGTTTTGGGTGTACTTTTTACAGCCTAATGATTTCGCTTGCTTGCTTGATTCCATGTTATTTTGTTATGCGGACACAGCCTTGATGACGTTGAAGGAATAGATTTGCTACGGTGGGAAGATCAAAAAAGGATGACAAGATATGTGCAAACTGGTGTATTCTTCAATACGACTACAGTTGGTGCAAATGAACGCAGTATTGAGGTTTCACAGACTTCTCGTGCTATTTGCAAGTTGTGCAACAAGAAGATTACAGAAGGAGAGGTTTGCttatttgtttgttattattttttggtTCGGGGTGTAATCTTGTCGTGTTCCTTTGATATCAATACTATTTTTCATTTTGTTGTTTAGATTCGTATTTCAACCAAGCCTGGTGGAGAAGGCGCCAGTACTCTGGCTTGGCACCATGCATACTGCTATATGGAATGGTCTCACTCTACAAATGTAGAGAATTTGTCAGGTTGGAATAGCCTCACACTTGCAAATCAGCGAGATGTTCATGCCTATGCCAATAAGGGCCCTTTCACTGGCAATAGAGGTATGATGGTCTTGGTGTGTGGGAGATGAACATTATTTCAAGGCTTCATTCTTTGCAACCCCCCTCTAACCAAGTTATTTTCTTTCAGATTTATTGGTCGAGTTGCAAGGGGATGAAGAAGTACCACAAAAGCCTCTCAAAGGCGGGGTTAAGCGGAAAAGAAGTGTTAGCAGAACCGAAAAGTCAAAAATCAATAAATCTGAGTGGGGTGATTCTTACCAGGCGGCATATGAAAGCTATACAAGTTCAGAGATTCAAATCCAAAACTCTTCTGCTCTGGAAAGTGAGCTTGAGGCTCAGAATAAAGCATTATGGGCTATAAAAAACAACTTGAAAGAGCAAGTAACTATTTCAGAGATGCGAAAGATGCTTGAAGCAAATGATCAACATTCAGCTGGATCAGAACTTGATTTAAGAGAAATTTGGTAAATCTTTTAAAATTATTTGGTGGTATTTCTAATTTCGTCTCCGCGCCATCTTTTTGTGACTGTTTCACTAGCTGCACTAGTATACTAGTTTCAGACTTAATGCCTTCAAATTTTGCAAGACAAAGATTAAGAAGTTCAGCTCATAAATAGTAGTGTTCTGTTCGGTTCTGCCAGCATAATCTCCTAGGCATTTGTACATGACATTTTTAACAAAATCTTCTTATCTTGTTAAGTGCGGACGGAATGCTGTTTGGACCACCCGGTAGCTGCCCCATTTGTTCTGGCTCGCTTCGTTACTCAGGCGCTGCATACCGTTGTCATGGTTATGTGTCAGAATGGACCAAGTGTTCTTACTCGACTAATGAACCTATACGTCTAAAGGGGGAGTGGAGAATTCCACAAGAATCAAGCAATGAATATCTTTGCAAGGTATGTAAATCACTGTTTCATGTCAAATATTTGTTTATACTAGCTGTTAGATTGTAACAGCTCTTGATATACATGATTTTGACTCTAGTGGTTCAACTCGCAAAAGGGATGCAGATCAGTTCGGATTCTACCCACAGATTTTTCTAACCAAGCTTCAGGAAGTCAGTCTGCATTCAAAGGTCTGAAAGTAGCACTTGTCGGAGTTTCAGAGGATTCCATGGTAGGATTTTCCTATTTATTCAATAAAATGTGTTACTCTTTAATCTTGCCAGTGCTTTGACTGAAATATTCATTTGTCACACTTTTATAGAGAGAATGGAAGAGTATTAGCTGTATATTCCAGTATCTTTTGGATACTCCTGTATATTTTGCATTAGATGTAAATATTTACTTACTTTCTTTAAAGAGATATGTTGCTTATGTTAGGATATGGGAGATAATCTTTTGTAAGTtaactcctttatataggagttCTCATTGACAATGAAAGACAGACGATTCTTGTCTCGTCTGGTTTCATTCTTGGTTTTCTATATACAATCTCGTCTTGTGTTTACCTTCATGGTATCCTGAGTCCGGTTTTAGATATGCCAGACGATctaatcacatcttcttcttcttctaagaatCATTCTTCTATATATACTTTAGCCTCAAACGATGGACCGGGAACTATCATCACTCATGTAGTTCTTAAAGGATCGAATTATGAAGAATGGGCTAAAGGGTTTCGTATCTCTCTTGGCGCAAAACGAAAACTTAGCTTCATCAATGGTAAAGTCTCCAAACCTTCTGTTGATTCCTCGGATTTGGATGATTGGTGGACTGTCAACTACATGATTATTGCCTGGATCTTTAATATGATTGATCCAACTCTTCGTTCTTCAATTTCTTATCGTGATACTGCTTTCGACTTATGGGAAGATATTAGACTTCGCTTTTCTATAGGGAATGGAATCAAAATATTTCAACTCAAATCTGATGTTGCTAGTTGCAAACAAAAAGATGGAGAATCCATTCAAGATTATTACGGGAAGATGAAGAAACTCTGGGATGACATCAATGATTTTGATGCCTTGCCTTCTTGTCAATGCTCTGGCTGCACTTGCGATTTGAATGTGACTCTCAGAACTCGGCGTAATAACGATCAGGTACGTGAACTTTTAATGGGTCTCGTACCCTATTACGCTAATGTTCGTTCTAGTATTTTGGGCACCGATCCACTTCCGTCTCTACATGCGGTATATTCTCGTCTCATCCAAGAGGAGGAGGTCAAATCATATACTGAACAACGGGAGGATACAGCTACTCCAATGGCTTTTCACGCACATAAGCCACAAGGATCAAAAACCGGGGGGGGCAAACCTCCATTAAAGTGTACTTATTGTGGTCACAATGGACATCTTGAAGATCGTTGTTGGGAGAAGCATGGTTATCCAGATGGTCGCCAGCCAAGACGTCCACCTGCGACTCAGTACAAAAACGATTCTTCATCTGTCCGTAACTCTTCATCTGCCAAGGCGAATGCTGTTGTTAGTGAGATATCAGCAACTACGAATCACGTTCGTCTAACTGGTAAGAATGGTCGTATCTGGATTGTCGACACCGGAGCGTCCAATCATGTTTGTTGCGATGACACCTTGTTTGAGTCTTGTCGTGATATTAGTCCTATTCAAGTTGGTTTGCCTAATGGTGTAAGTATACAGGCAATCAAAATTGGGACCGTAAGGTTGAATGATTCTCTTGTATTGCATAATGTGTTGTATGTTCCAAAATTCACTTGCAATCTCATCTCTGTGTCTCAATTTCTGTCCTCATCACATGCTAACCATGCACAGAAGGATCTGTTAAGTGTTCAATTCACTAACTCTGAATGTGTTATACAGGACCATACTCTGAGGACGAAGATTGGTATGGGTAAGCTCACTGATGGGCTTTATTGCTTGATAACGGGGGAACCAGCTCGTGTTAATGTTGTGCTGAAGAAAGTTGTTGCGGAATTATGGCACAAACGACTTGGCTATCCTTCTATTCAAGTATTGAAGTCTCTCCCTCAAGTTGGTCGTATCGATAGTGATTTAGATTTTCATGCTTGTGAAGTTTGTCATAGAGCCAAGCAAACTCGTACTTCTTTTCCACTAAGTGATAATAAGGCAGTCGATTTATTTCAGTTAATTCACTGCGATGTTTGGGGTCCTTATCGTGCAAATCGCGCTTGTAACTCAAGATATTTTTTGACTATTGTAGACGATTTTTCTAGATGtgtttgggtgtatttgatgaAAACTAAAGATGAGGTGCCTATcttgttaacaaatttttttgCGATGATTGAATGTCAGTTTACACAAAAGGTTAAGATTTTGCGCAGTGACAATGGAACTGAGTTCAAAGGTCTTTTTCCTTATTTTCGAAAGAATGGTATTGTTCATCAAACTTCCTGCGTTAAGACACCACAGAAAAATGCAAGGGTAGAAAGGAAGCATCGTCATATTCTTAATGTTGCTCGTGCACTACGATTTCAGGCTtgtttgccaatcgatttttggGGTGAATGTGTTCTAACTGCTGCATATCTGATTAATAGAACTCCTTCTCGTGTTCTTAAGTTCAAAATACCGCATGATATTCTATATGGCTCGGCTCCTACTCTTAATTCTCTTCGAGTCTTTGGCTGCCTTTGTTATGCAAAAAATCTTGGTCCCTGCGATAAATTTGACAGTCGCAGTCGTCGATGTTTATTTCTCGGCTATCCGTTTGGAAAGAACGCATGGCATCTATTTGATCTAGACACAGGTCAGTATTTTCAGTCTCGAGATGTGGAGTTCATTGAAGACGTTTTTCCATTAGCTGATAAGAATGAGCTTCTGCGACTGCATTCTTTGTATCTTGATGAGACTGCTGGCACTATATCTAGGGATATGTCTGCAGATCCTTTTGAAGCAGATTATAATGTGTTACCAGTTTCTGGTGATTCTTCTTCCACTGCTGCTACTGACGCACTTCCACAGACTAGTTTAGGAAGTTCACAATATGTCCAGGATGCTGCCCCAGATCTACAGGACGTTGCACAAGACTCTGTACACATCACAGACAATGATATTGTACAAGTACTTCATCCGCCAGAATCTGTTGTATGTGATACACGTTCTGTTGAAGAAGATTCTAATTTGGTGTTACCTGATGCTTCTTCACCTGTTGTACCTATAGCTGGTACAAATGATATTCCTACAGTGACTACAGATAGTGAACCTCATCACCATCTAGCCACAGATGAGGCTCTTGGGCGCGGAAAACGTACAAGGTTTGAGAATATACGTCACAGGGATTTTGTAAGTTTGCAGGGTGTTTCAAAACAAGCTAACACAACATTGGTTCCCCCTGAAGCTTCGCCTGTACCAATCAAGACCTCAGGTACTCCCTATCCTATAACTCATTTCGTGAATTATGATGTTTTTTCTGCTGCCCATCGTACTTTTGTTGCAGCCATTTCGAAAGATGTTGAACCCAAATCTTTTAAGGAGGCTATGGCTGATCCCAGATGGCGTAAAGCAATGGAGGAAGAGATTGCTGCTCTAATCTCCAACGGAACATGGACTATTGAAGATATGCCCCTTAACAAACATGTAATTGGCTGCATGTGGGTCTTCCGAATTAAGCGAAGATCTGATGGCTCCGTTGAGCGATACAAAGCCAGATTAGTTGTTCTTGGCAACCATCAAAAGGAAGGAATTGACTTCACAGACACTTTTGCTCCTACAGTAAAAATGGTTACTGTACGAACTCTTCTTGCGATTACTGTAATCAACAACTGGGAGTTAGTTCAGATGGATGTCCACAATGCGTTTCTTCATGGCGATTTATATGAAGAAGTATTTATGCGACTTCCTCCTGGGTTCGGTAATGGATTTTCTGGAAAAGTCTGTCGACTTCGTAAGTCTTTGTATGGTTTACGACAGGCTCCCCGGTGTTGGTATGCAAAGCTGGCAACCGCTTTGCGTACTTATGGTTTCTCTACAAGTGCCTCAGATCACTCGTTATTTCTCTATCGCAGAAGAAATATTATTATGTATATtctagtatatgtggatgatcttgTTATTACTGGCAACAACAAGGCTGCCATTTGCGAGTTTCAAGCATATCTCAGTAGATGCTTTCATATGAAGGATTTGGgcaaattaaaatattttcttggtattgaggtAGCTAGAAGCTCTAAAGGCATTTTCCTTTGCCAACGTAAATATGTGCTAGACATCTTGACAGAAACAGGTCTTCTCGGATCCAAACCAGCTA
The nucleotide sequence above comes from Papaver somniferum cultivar HN1 chromosome 8, ASM357369v1, whole genome shotgun sequence. Encoded proteins:
- the LOC113306921 gene encoding poly [ADP-ribose] polymerase 1-like isoform X1, which encodes MRNARKEWKIEYAKEWKIEYAKTSRSSCRTCRKFIKKEVLRLGKVIPATKYDGLMTKWNHAQCILKKPNKISSLDDVEGIDLLRWEDQKRMTRYVQTGVFFNTTTVGANERSIEVSQTSRAICKLCNKKITEGEIRISTKPGGEGASTLAWHHAYCYMEWSHSTNVENLSGWNSLTLANQRDVHAYANKGPFTGNRDLLVELQGDEEVPQKPLKGGVKRKRSVSRTEKSKINKSEWGDSYQAAYESYTSSEIQIQNSSALESELEAQNKALWAIKNNLKEQVTISEMRKMLEANDQHSAGSELDLREICADGMLFGPPGSCPICSGSLRYSGAAYRCHGYVSEWTKCSYSTNEPIRLKGEWRIPQESSNEYLCKWFNSQKGCRSVRILPTDFSNQASGSQSAFKGLKVALVGVSEDSMVGFSYLFNKMCYSLILPVL
- the LOC113306921 gene encoding poly [ADP-ribose] polymerase 1-like isoform X2, which codes for MRNARKEWKIEYAKEWKIEYAKTSRSSCRTCRKFIKKEVLRLGKVIPATKYDGLMTKWNHAQCILKKPNKISSLDDVEGIDLLRWEDQKRMTRYVQTGVFFNTTTVGANERSIEVSQTSRAICKLCNKKITEGEIRISTKPGGEGASTLAWHHAYCYMEWSHSTNVENLSGWNSLTLANQRDVHAYANKGPFTGNRDLLVELQGDEEVPQKPLKGGVKRKRSVSRTEKSKINKSEWGDSYQAAYESYTSSEIQIQNSSALESELEAQNKALWAIKNNLKEQVTISEMRKMLEANDQHSAGSELDLREICADGMLFGPPGSCPICSGSLRYSGAAYRCHGYVSEWTKCSYSTNEPIRLKGEWRIPQESSNEYLCKGCRSVRILPTDFSNQASGSQSAFKGLKVALVGVSEDSMVGFSYLFNKMCYSLILPVL
- the LOC113306921 gene encoding poly [ADP-ribose] polymerase 1-like isoform X3, which produces MRNARKEWKIEYAKEWKIEYAKTSRSSCRTCRKFIKKEVLRLGKVIPATKYDGLMTKWNHAQCILKKPNKISSLDDVEGIDLLRWEDQKRMTRYVQTGVFFNTTTVGANERSIEVSQTSRAICKLCNKKITEGEIRISTKPGGEGASTLAWHHAYCYMEWSHSTNVENLSGWNSLTLANQRDVHAYANKGPFTGNRDLLVELQGDEEVPQKPLKGGVKRKRSVSRTEKSKINKSEWGDSYQAAYESYTSSEIQIQNSSALESELEAQNKALWAIKNNLKEQVTISEMRKMLEANDQHSAGSELDLREICADGMLFGPPGSCPICSGSLRYSGAAYRCHGYVSEWTKCSYSTNEPIRLKGEWRIPQESSNEYLCKISSDSTHRFF